The Tripterygium wilfordii isolate XIE 37 chromosome 4, ASM1340144v1, whole genome shotgun sequence genome has a window encoding:
- the LOC119997570 gene encoding histidinol-phosphate aminotransferase, chloroplastic-like isoform X1 produces the protein MLILPKFSKLEDSSRLSVSGFLLSRVLEFSASLNRTSPALVSGQFLLLKFVQALMGVIGICNPSSSFLIKSNNNLHQSLVSFEGRTVISMASTVPVEHVNHDEPKLKGDSFIRSHLRKLSPYQPILPFEVLSAQLGRKPEDIVKIDANENPYGPPPEVSEALGKLKFPYIYPDPETRQLRAALAKDSGLEADYILVGCGADELIDLIMRCVLDPGDKIVDCPPTFSMYEFDAAVNGALVIKVPRNPDFSLNVGAIIDAVEQEKPKCIFLTCPNNPDGSIINDEELLKILALPILVVLDEAYIEFSGVESRMKWVKKHENLIVLRTFSKRAGLAGLRVGYGAFPLSIIEFLWRAKQPYNVSVAAEVAACAALRNPTYLEKVKDALLQERNRLYKLLEEVPFLSPYPSHSNFILCKVESGMDAKKLKEDLAKMGVIVRHYNSKELKGYIRVSVGKPEHTEALMKCLKCIA, from the exons ATGCTAATTTTACCTAAATTCTCTAAATTAGAAGATTCTTCAAGACTGTCCGTTTCAGGCTTTCTGCTTTCAAGGGTTTTAGAGTTTTCTGCGTCACTAAACAGAACTTCGCCGGCTCTCGTATCCGGTCAATTCCTCCTGCTCAAATTTG TGCAGGCATTAATGGGAGTCATTGGTATCTGTAATCCTTCTTCTTCGTTTTTGATCAAATCTAATAACAATCTTCACCAATCTTTGGTATCATTTGAAGGAAGAACGGTCATTTCCATGGCCTCTACCGTGCCTGTAGAACATGTTAATCATGATGAGCCCAAGTTAAAAGGAGACTCATTTATTCGATCCCATTTGAGAAAATTGTCTCCTTATCAGCCAATTTTGCCTTTTGAG GTTCTGTCGGCACAACTTGGAAGGAAGCCTGAAGATATTGTCAAAATAGATGCTAATGAAAACCCATATGGTCCACCTCCAGAG GTAAGTGAAGCTCTGGGGAAATTGAAGTTTCCCTACATATATCCTGATCCTGAAACCCGTCAGTTACGTGCTGCGCTTGCCAAAGATTCAGGCCTTGAAGCTGATTATATTCTTGTGGGATGTGGTGCTGATGAGCTCATTGATCTTATTATGCG ATGTGTGCTTGATCCTGGTGATAAGATTGTGGACTGCCCTCCAACTTTTTCGATGTATGAGTTTGATGCTGCAGTTAATGGTGCTCTTGTCATTAAAG TTCCAAGGAACCCCGACTTTAGCTTGAATGTGGGTGCTATTATTGATGCTGTAGAGCAAGAGAAACCCAAATGCATATTTTTGACATGTCCAAACAACCCAGATGGGAG CATAATCAATGATGAAGAACTCTTGAAAATCCTTGCCTTGCCCATATTGGTTGTCCTGGATGAAGCATACATTGAGTTTTCTGGAGTTGAAAGTAGGATGAAATGGGTTAAGAAGCATGAGAACCTAATTGTTCTTCGGACTTTCAGCAAGAGAGCTg GTCTAGCCGGACTACGTGTGGGATATGGAGCATTTCCTTTGAGCATTATTGAGTTTCTTTGGAGAGCAAAACAACCATATAATGTCTCTGTTGCTGCTGAAGTTGCTGCATGTGCCGCATTGAGAAATCCCACTTATCTAGAG AAGGTGAAAGATGCTCTGTTACAAGAACGGAATAGGCTCTATAAGCTTCTAGAGGAAGTGCCATTTCTCAGCCCGTACCCAAGCCATTCTAATTTCATTCTTTGTAAAGTTGAATCTGGGATGGATGCTAAGAAGCTTAAG GAAGACCTTGCGAAAATGGGCGTGATAGTCCGTCATTACAATAGCAAGGAGCTGAAGGGTTACATTCGGGTATCCGTTGGGAAACCTGAACACACAGAAGCATTGATGAAGTGTCTCAAATGTATTGCTTGA
- the LOC119997570 gene encoding histidinol-phosphate aminotransferase, chloroplastic-like isoform X2: protein MGVIGICNPSSSFLIKSNNNLHQSLVSFEGRTVISMASTVPVEHVNHDEPKLKGDSFIRSHLRKLSPYQPILPFEVLSAQLGRKPEDIVKIDANENPYGPPPEVSEALGKLKFPYIYPDPETRQLRAALAKDSGLEADYILVGCGADELIDLIMRCVLDPGDKIVDCPPTFSMYEFDAAVNGALVIKVPRNPDFSLNVGAIIDAVEQEKPKCIFLTCPNNPDGSIINDEELLKILALPILVVLDEAYIEFSGVESRMKWVKKHENLIVLRTFSKRAGLAGLRVGYGAFPLSIIEFLWRAKQPYNVSVAAEVAACAALRNPTYLEKVKDALLQERNRLYKLLEEVPFLSPYPSHSNFILCKVESGMDAKKLKEDLAKMGVIVRHYNSKELKGYIRVSVGKPEHTEALMKCLKCIA from the exons ATGGGAGTCATTGGTATCTGTAATCCTTCTTCTTCGTTTTTGATCAAATCTAATAACAATCTTCACCAATCTTTGGTATCATTTGAAGGAAGAACGGTCATTTCCATGGCCTCTACCGTGCCTGTAGAACATGTTAATCATGATGAGCCCAAGTTAAAAGGAGACTCATTTATTCGATCCCATTTGAGAAAATTGTCTCCTTATCAGCCAATTTTGCCTTTTGAG GTTCTGTCGGCACAACTTGGAAGGAAGCCTGAAGATATTGTCAAAATAGATGCTAATGAAAACCCATATGGTCCACCTCCAGAG GTAAGTGAAGCTCTGGGGAAATTGAAGTTTCCCTACATATATCCTGATCCTGAAACCCGTCAGTTACGTGCTGCGCTTGCCAAAGATTCAGGCCTTGAAGCTGATTATATTCTTGTGGGATGTGGTGCTGATGAGCTCATTGATCTTATTATGCG ATGTGTGCTTGATCCTGGTGATAAGATTGTGGACTGCCCTCCAACTTTTTCGATGTATGAGTTTGATGCTGCAGTTAATGGTGCTCTTGTCATTAAAG TTCCAAGGAACCCCGACTTTAGCTTGAATGTGGGTGCTATTATTGATGCTGTAGAGCAAGAGAAACCCAAATGCATATTTTTGACATGTCCAAACAACCCAGATGGGAG CATAATCAATGATGAAGAACTCTTGAAAATCCTTGCCTTGCCCATATTGGTTGTCCTGGATGAAGCATACATTGAGTTTTCTGGAGTTGAAAGTAGGATGAAATGGGTTAAGAAGCATGAGAACCTAATTGTTCTTCGGACTTTCAGCAAGAGAGCTg GTCTAGCCGGACTACGTGTGGGATATGGAGCATTTCCTTTGAGCATTATTGAGTTTCTTTGGAGAGCAAAACAACCATATAATGTCTCTGTTGCTGCTGAAGTTGCTGCATGTGCCGCATTGAGAAATCCCACTTATCTAGAG AAGGTGAAAGATGCTCTGTTACAAGAACGGAATAGGCTCTATAAGCTTCTAGAGGAAGTGCCATTTCTCAGCCCGTACCCAAGCCATTCTAATTTCATTCTTTGTAAAGTTGAATCTGGGATGGATGCTAAGAAGCTTAAG GAAGACCTTGCGAAAATGGGCGTGATAGTCCGTCATTACAATAGCAAGGAGCTGAAGGGTTACATTCGGGTATCCGTTGGGAAACCTGAACACACAGAAGCATTGATGAAGTGTCTCAAATGTATTGCTTGA